From a region of the Agrobacterium tumefaciens genome:
- a CDS encoding undecaprenyl-diphosphate phosphatase, translated as MGDQSIISALLLGIIEGLTEFIPVSSTAHVLLAGHFLGFKSPGNTFAVLIQLGAILAILLVYFQKLVSIALSLPTSQKARRFVLAVLLAFLPAAVIGAIAHDFIKSVLFETPMLICIVLILGGIILLAVDRMPIKPKYTDVMDYPPSLAFKIGLFQCLAMIPGTSRSGATIVGSLLMGTDKRSAAEFSFFLAMPTMLGAFVLDLYKNRDALTFDDGALIAVGFIAAFVSGLFVVRSLLDFVSRRGFAPFAWWRIAIGTLGLIALLLFG; from the coding sequence ATGGGCGACCAATCGATCATCAGTGCGCTTCTACTGGGGATAATCGAAGGTCTGACGGAGTTCATTCCCGTTTCCTCAACGGCGCATGTCCTGCTCGCCGGTCACTTTCTCGGCTTCAAGTCACCCGGCAATACCTTTGCAGTGCTGATCCAGCTCGGCGCGATCCTCGCCATTCTTCTGGTGTATTTTCAAAAGCTTGTGTCGATCGCTCTATCGTTGCCGACAAGTCAGAAGGCGCGTCGGTTCGTGTTGGCCGTGCTGCTCGCTTTCCTGCCTGCAGCCGTTATCGGCGCCATCGCGCATGATTTCATCAAGTCGGTGCTGTTTGAAACTCCGATGCTTATCTGCATTGTGCTGATCCTCGGTGGGATCATCCTTCTTGCTGTCGATCGCATGCCCATCAAACCGAAATATACAGATGTCATGGACTATCCGCCCTCGCTCGCCTTCAAGATTGGACTTTTCCAGTGCCTTGCAATGATTCCGGGAACGTCGCGTTCCGGCGCCACCATTGTGGGCTCGCTGTTGATGGGAACAGATAAACGTTCGGCCGCAGAGTTTTCGTTCTTCCTTGCCATGCCGACGATGCTCGGCGCCTTTGTGCTCGATCTTTACAAGAACAGGGACGCACTGACGTTTGATGACGGCGCGTTGATTGCCGTCGGTTTTATCGCAGCCTTCGTATCGGGCCTGTTTGTCGTGCGTTCGCTGCTGGATTTTGTCTCGCGCCGCGGTTTCGCACCCTTTGCCTGGTGGCGGATTGCCATCGGCACGCTGGGGCTTATTGCGTTGCTGCTGTTCGGCTGA
- a CDS encoding complex I NDUFA9 subunit family protein — translation MTLANLPPLVTVFGGSGFVGRHVVRMLAKRGYRIRVAVRRPDLAGFLQPLGNVGQISFAQANLRYRDSVVKAIADADHVVNCVGILAESGRNTFDAVQEFGAKTIAEAARDAGATLTHISAIGADAGSTTGYGRTKGRAEAAILSILPSAVILRPSIVFGPEDDFFNKFAKMARSLPFLPLIGGGKTKFQPVYVEDVAEAVARSVDGKLKPGAIYELGGQDVMTFRDCLEAVLSATYRERPFVNLPFGVASLIGKVASLVPLIAPPLTADQVTMLKKDNVVSADADKNGLTLEGIGITPVRVASVLPSYMVQYRQHGQFSNAGKAA, via the coding sequence ATGACCTTGGCCAACCTTCCACCTCTCGTCACCGTTTTTGGCGGTTCGGGTTTCGTCGGGCGGCATGTCGTGCGAATGCTGGCGAAGCGTGGCTACCGTATCCGTGTCGCAGTCCGCAGGCCGGATCTCGCGGGCTTCCTGCAGCCACTCGGCAATGTCGGCCAGATTTCTTTCGCACAGGCGAACCTGCGTTACCGTGACTCGGTTGTCAAAGCGATTGCGGACGCTGATCACGTCGTCAACTGCGTTGGCATTCTGGCTGAGAGTGGCCGCAACACCTTTGACGCCGTACAGGAATTCGGTGCCAAGACGATTGCCGAAGCCGCACGCGACGCCGGAGCAACCCTGACGCATATCTCTGCCATCGGTGCAGATGCCGGCTCCACGACGGGTTATGGTCGCACCAAGGGCCGCGCTGAGGCTGCTATCCTGTCCATCCTGCCCAGTGCCGTGATCCTGCGTCCATCGATCGTGTTCGGGCCTGAAGACGACTTCTTCAACAAATTTGCCAAGATGGCCCGTTCGTTGCCATTCCTGCCGCTGATCGGCGGTGGCAAAACGAAATTCCAGCCTGTCTACGTCGAAGACGTCGCGGAAGCTGTCGCCCGCAGTGTCGACGGCAAGCTGAAGCCCGGCGCGATCTACGAACTCGGTGGTCAGGACGTCATGACGTTCCGCGACTGTCTTGAGGCCGTTCTTTCGGCGACGTATCGTGAGCGTCCGTTCGTGAACCTGCCCTTTGGCGTTGCATCGCTGATCGGCAAGGTCGCCTCGCTTGTCCCGCTCATCGCACCGCCCTTGACCGCAGACCAAGTCACTATGCTGAAAAAGGACAATGTGGTCTCCGCAGACGCCGACAAGAATGGCCTGACGCTGGAAGGCATCGGCATTACGCCCGTTCGCGTCGCTTCGGTTCTGCCATCCTACATGGTTCAGTACCGGCAGCACGGCCAGTTCTCCAATGCCGGCAAAGCGGCCTGA
- a CDS encoding DUF1330 domain-containing protein, translating into MAKGYWIARVDVRDAERYKDYVSTAKPAFERFGANFLARGGFSTELEGKSRARNVVIEFPSVQHAVDCYNSPEYQAAAKIRQEIADAEFVVVEGI; encoded by the coding sequence ATGGCCAAGGGATACTGGATCGCGCGCGTGGATGTCCGCGACGCTGAGCGGTACAAGGATTATGTATCGACGGCGAAGCCGGCATTCGAGCGCTTCGGAGCGAATTTCCTTGCTCGTGGTGGCTTTTCGACGGAACTGGAAGGCAAATCTCGCGCACGCAACGTCGTTATCGAGTTTCCTTCCGTGCAACACGCGGTCGATTGCTACAATTCGCCGGAATACCAGGCGGCTGCCAAAATCCGTCAGGAAATTGCCGACGCCGAATTTGTCGTTGTCGAAGGTATTTGA
- the pyrF gene encoding orotidine-5'-phosphate decarboxylase, translating into MTARERLIVGLDVPTVKEAENIVSKIGDEVLFYKIGYQLVFAGGLEFARDLAQSGKKIFLDMKLLDIDNTVASGVENIAKMGMSMLTLHAYPKAMRAAVKAAEGSGLCLLGVTVLTSMDDADLTDAGYASDARSLVLRRAQQAREAGMGGIVCSAEESGAVREILGPDLAVVTPGIRPVGADAGDQKRVVTPYDAIKAGSSHLVVGRPIVKADDPKAAARAILDEMLRASFPANN; encoded by the coding sequence ATGACCGCACGCGAACGCTTGATCGTCGGGCTCGACGTTCCGACTGTAAAAGAGGCCGAAAACATCGTTTCGAAGATCGGCGACGAAGTCCTCTTCTACAAGATCGGTTATCAGCTCGTGTTTGCCGGCGGACTGGAATTTGCGCGCGATCTCGCTCAGAGCGGCAAGAAGATCTTTCTCGACATGAAGCTTCTCGACATCGACAACACCGTCGCATCGGGTGTGGAAAACATTGCCAAGATGGGCATGTCGATGCTGACCCTGCACGCTTACCCGAAAGCGATGCGCGCCGCCGTCAAGGCTGCGGAAGGCTCCGGCCTGTGCCTGCTTGGCGTTACGGTTCTGACCTCGATGGATGATGCGGACCTCACAGACGCCGGTTATGCATCGGATGCTCGTTCGCTCGTCCTTCGCCGTGCCCAGCAGGCGCGCGAAGCCGGAATGGGCGGCATCGTCTGTTCAGCCGAAGAATCCGGCGCCGTCCGTGAAATTCTCGGCCCTGATCTTGCAGTGGTTACACCCGGTATCCGTCCCGTCGGCGCTGACGCAGGCGATCAGAAGCGCGTGGTGACCCCTTATGATGCCATCAAGGCGGGCTCCAGCCATCTCGTCGTTGGCCGCCCGATCGTCAAAGCGGACGATCCGAAGGCAGCGGCCCGTGCCATTCTGGACGAAATGCTGCGCGCAAGCTTTCCGGCAAACAACTAA
- a CDS encoding histidine phosphatase family protein translates to MFALYITHPQVKIDPDVPVPEWGLSDLGAERALKASRLPWARRLGCIVSSEETKAIETARILAEASGAPVQTVAAMHENDRSATGFLPPPAFEKAADWFFAHPTESFHGWERAVDAQNRIVAAVDAILADHPPEIAIAFVGHGGVGTLLKCHLAQQPIRRNHDQPAGGGNLFGFSLADRRITCDWTAMETWQG, encoded by the coding sequence ATGTTTGCGCTCTACATCACTCACCCTCAGGTCAAGATTGATCCCGACGTCCCCGTTCCCGAATGGGGACTGTCCGATCTCGGCGCAGAACGCGCCCTCAAGGCCAGCCGCCTGCCCTGGGCGCGACGACTTGGTTGTATCGTTTCAAGCGAGGAGACCAAGGCGATCGAAACGGCCCGCATCCTCGCAGAGGCGAGCGGCGCACCTGTCCAGACAGTTGCGGCCATGCACGAGAACGATCGTTCGGCCACTGGCTTCCTGCCGCCGCCGGCGTTCGAAAAGGCCGCAGACTGGTTTTTCGCGCATCCGACCGAAAGTTTCCACGGATGGGAGCGTGCGGTGGATGCGCAAAACCGCATCGTTGCCGCTGTCGACGCCATTCTTGCAGATCATCCACCGGAGATAGCGATCGCCTTTGTCGGCCACGGCGGCGTGGGAACGCTGCTGAAATGCCACCTCGCGCAGCAGCCGATCCGGCGCAACCACGATCAGCCGGCTGGCGGGGGCAATCTTTTCGGTTTTTCCCTTGCGGACAGGCGCATCACATGCGACTGGACGGCAATGGAAACATGGCAGGGATAA
- a CDS encoding methyltransferase domain-containing protein, with the protein MALNLKQRFERKFEEEIRFFKGMVNQPKKVGAIVPTSSITAKKMASVINPHSGLPVLELGPGTGVITKAILARGIKPENLTAIEYSSDFYLQLLKSYPGVNFVNGDAFDLNTTLGADKSQMFDCVISAVPMLNFPMAARIKLLDELLNRIPHGRPVVQISYGPVSPIVAQPHLYHIRHFDFIVRNIPPAQLWTYTRA; encoded by the coding sequence ATGGCTCTAAACCTGAAACAGCGCTTCGAAAGAAAATTTGAGGAAGAGATCCGGTTTTTCAAGGGGATGGTCAACCAGCCAAAGAAGGTCGGCGCTATTGTTCCAACCTCCTCGATCACCGCAAAGAAAATGGCGAGTGTCATCAACCCGCATTCGGGTCTGCCGGTTCTAGAACTCGGGCCGGGCACGGGCGTCATCACCAAAGCCATTCTGGCGCGCGGCATCAAGCCTGAAAACCTCACTGCAATTGAATATTCCAGCGACTTCTATCTGCAGCTTCTGAAGAGCTATCCTGGTGTGAACTTCGTCAACGGTGACGCCTTCGACCTCAACACAACGCTCGGCGCAGACAAAAGCCAGATGTTCGACTGTGTGATCTCAGCCGTACCGATGCTGAACTTTCCGATGGCGGCGCGCATCAAGCTTCTCGACGAGCTCCTGAACCGTATTCCCCACGGTCGCCCGGTCGTACAGATTTCCTATGGTCCGGTTTCCCCCATCGTGGCGCAACCCCACCTTTACCACATCCGCCATTTCGATTTTATCGTCCGCAATATTCCGCCTGCGCAATTGTGGACCTACACGCGCGCCTGA
- a CDS encoding DNA polymerase III subunit beta, with protein sequence MRITLERSNLLKSLNHVHRVVERRNTIPILSNVLLRASGANLDMKATDLDLEITEATPAMVEQAGATTVPAHLLYEIVRKLPDGSEVLLATNPDGSTMTVASGRSKFSLQCLPEGDFPDLTAGTFSHTFKLKATDLKMLIDRTQFAISTEETRYYLNGIFFHTIESKGDLKLRAVATDGHRLARADVDAPSGSEGMPGIIIPRKTVGELQKLVDNPEIEVTVEVSDAKIRLTIGSIVMTSKLIDGTFPDYQRVIPTNNDKEMRVDCQTFAQAVDRVSTISSERGRAVKLALTDGQLTLTVNNPDSGSATEEVAVGYEHDSMEIGFNAKYLLDITSQLSGEDAIFLLADAGSPTLVRDTAGDDALYVLMPMRV encoded by the coding sequence ATGCGTATTACTCTTGAGCGGTCCAACCTTCTGAAATCGCTGAACCACGTCCACCGGGTCGTCGAGCGTCGCAATACGATTCCGATCCTCTCCAACGTGCTTTTGCGCGCTTCCGGCGCCAATCTCGACATGAAGGCGACGGACCTCGATCTGGAAATCACTGAAGCAACCCCTGCGATGGTCGAGCAGGCTGGCGCGACGACCGTTCCGGCACATCTGCTTTACGAAATCGTCCGCAAACTGCCAGATGGTTCCGAAGTGCTTCTGGCCACCAATCCGGACGGTTCGACCATGACTGTCGCTTCCGGTCGGTCGAAATTCTCGCTGCAATGCCTGCCGGAAGGCGACTTCCCCGATCTGACTGCCGGCACCTTCAGCCACACCTTCAAGCTGAAAGCGACCGATCTGAAGATGCTGATTGATCGCACCCAGTTTGCGATTTCCACCGAGGAAACGCGCTATTATCTGAATGGCATTTTCTTCCACACCATCGAAAGCAAGGGCGACCTGAAGCTGCGCGCCGTGGCGACGGACGGCCATCGTCTGGCGCGTGCCGACGTGGATGCTCCCTCCGGTTCGGAAGGCATGCCCGGCATCATCATTCCGCGCAAGACCGTTGGCGAATTGCAGAAGCTGGTCGACAATCCGGAAATCGAAGTCACGGTTGAAGTCTCCGACGCCAAGATCCGCCTTACCATCGGCTCGATCGTCATGACGTCGAAGCTGATCGACGGAACATTCCCTGACTATCAGCGCGTCATCCCGACGAACAACGACAAGGAAATGCGCGTCGATTGCCAGACCTTCGCTCAGGCTGTTGACCGTGTATCGACCATCTCGTCCGAACGCGGCCGCGCTGTAAAACTGGCCCTGACGGACGGTCAGTTGACGCTGACGGTGAACAACCCTGATTCGGGCAGCGCAACGGAAGAAGTCGCTGTCGGATATGAGCATGATTCGATGGAAATCGGCTTCAACGCCAAATATCTGCTCGACATCACGTCGCAGCTCTCCGGTGAAGACGCGATCTTCCTTCTGGCGGATGCGGGCTCACCGACGCTCGTTCGCGACACTGCCGGTGACGACGCACTCTATGTTTTGATGCCGATGCGCGTCTAA
- the rsmI gene encoding 16S rRNA (cytidine(1402)-2'-O)-methyltransferase produces the protein MEWRVTEDVSHSGSNSAAKSFRIGTATVPARPIESALYLVATPIGNLGDITLRALETLASADVLACEDTRVTRVLLERYGIRTRPIAYHEHNAQEAGPKLIAALEAGKSVALVSDAGTPLVSDPGYRLGQLALEAGHRVVPIPGASAPLAALVGSGMPSDAFLFAGFLPVKDRGKRDRFSELAKIPATLIFFESPHRIAATVKVASEVLGRDRRAVVCRELTKTFEEFRRGTLGELADYYHDGRAVKGEIVLLIEPPSYDEIPDIEDVEKLLKDLVSTMPAAKAAGEAAKLTGLPRKELYQRLLDMKDADGK, from the coding sequence TTGGAATGGCGTGTGACGGAAGACGTATCCCACAGCGGTAGCAACAGTGCTGCGAAGAGTTTCAGGATAGGGACGGCAACTGTTCCGGCGCGGCCAATTGAATCCGCGCTCTATCTGGTTGCCACGCCGATCGGAAATCTTGGCGACATTACCTTGCGCGCGTTGGAGACCCTGGCGTCGGCCGATGTTCTGGCCTGTGAGGATACCCGCGTTACCCGCGTTCTCCTGGAGCGTTACGGCATTCGTACGCGTCCCATCGCCTATCATGAGCACAATGCGCAGGAAGCCGGGCCAAAGCTGATTGCAGCGCTTGAAGCTGGAAAATCGGTGGCGCTCGTTTCCGATGCAGGAACGCCGCTGGTATCCGACCCTGGATATCGTCTTGGTCAACTGGCCCTTGAAGCAGGGCATCGCGTCGTTCCAATTCCGGGTGCATCGGCACCGCTCGCCGCCCTCGTCGGGTCGGGCATGCCAAGTGATGCCTTTCTGTTTGCAGGTTTTCTGCCCGTCAAGGATCGTGGCAAGCGGGACCGTTTTTCGGAACTGGCAAAGATCCCTGCGACGCTGATCTTCTTTGAATCGCCACATCGCATTGCCGCAACGGTGAAAGTTGCCTCGGAGGTGCTGGGTCGGGATCGCCGCGCGGTCGTGTGTCGCGAACTGACCAAAACCTTCGAGGAATTCCGACGCGGCACATTGGGTGAGCTGGCCGACTATTATCATGATGGTCGCGCTGTGAAGGGCGAAATCGTGCTGCTCATCGAGCCTCCTTCCTACGACGAAATTCCAGATATCGAGGATGTCGAAAAGCTGCTGAAGGATCTGGTTTCCACCATGCCCGCCGCCAAGGCCGCCGGCGAGGCGGCAAAGCTTACGGGCCTTCCGCGCAAGGAGCTTTACCAGCGGCTTCTTGATATGAAGGATGCTGATGGCAAGTGA
- a CDS encoding YraN family protein, with amino-acid sequence MASEPLERKRRRAERRGHTAEYWAALYLMLKGYRILAIRYRTRLGEIDLVARKKNVVAIIEVKARRSVNGAVDAVGWHSQQRIRAAADIWLSRRKDFSELSVRFDIVAVMPRRLPRHFVDAF; translated from the coding sequence ATGGCAAGTGAGCCGCTTGAGAGGAAAAGACGGCGCGCTGAACGGCGTGGCCACACCGCCGAATACTGGGCGGCTCTTTATCTCATGCTCAAGGGTTACCGCATTCTCGCCATTCGTTACCGAACGCGTCTCGGAGAAATCGATCTCGTTGCGCGCAAGAAAAATGTCGTTGCCATCATTGAGGTCAAGGCGAGGCGCTCGGTCAATGGCGCCGTCGACGCGGTCGGCTGGCATTCACAGCAGCGCATTCGTGCCGCTGCCGATATCTGGCTGTCCCGTCGCAAGGATTTTAGCGAGCTTTCCGTGCGGTTCGATATCGTTGCCGTCATGCCGCGCCGCCTGCCGAGACACTTTGTCGATGCGTTTTAA
- a CDS encoding sugar O-acetyltransferase translates to MSGEREKMAAGEWYSCLDDELDALRKMARRAVHQHNTMPPDERASMAPLLHSLFSSASASAFIEAPFHCSYGFNITLGENIYLNAGCAILDSAPVHIGDGSMLGPGVQVYCAEHHKDTVLRSKGIEIAKPVTIGKDVWIGGGAIILAGVTIGDGAIVGAGSVVTRNVAPATTVVGNPARAVQHKIA, encoded by the coding sequence ATGTCCGGTGAACGGGAAAAAATGGCTGCTGGCGAATGGTATTCTTGTCTGGACGATGAGCTCGACGCTTTGCGAAAAATGGCTCGCCGCGCTGTTCATCAGCATAATACGATGCCACCGGATGAGCGCGCCTCAATGGCGCCGTTGCTGCACTCGCTTTTTTCCTCCGCTTCGGCAAGTGCGTTCATCGAAGCGCCTTTTCATTGCAGCTATGGTTTCAATATTACCCTTGGCGAGAACATCTATCTGAACGCCGGCTGCGCGATTCTCGATTCTGCACCCGTACATATTGGCGACGGTTCCATGCTTGGACCGGGCGTGCAGGTCTATTGTGCAGAACACCACAAGGATACGGTTTTGCGATCGAAAGGCATCGAGATCGCCAAGCCGGTGACCATTGGCAAGGATGTCTGGATCGGCGGCGGCGCCATCATCTTAGCCGGCGTTACCATCGGTGATGGTGCCATCGTCGGTGCCGGTTCCGTGGTCACGAGGAACGTCGCGCCAGCTACAACCGTAGTTGGTAATCCAGCGCGTGCGGTTCAGCACAAAATTGCCTGA
- a CDS encoding extracellular solute-binding protein produces MIKKFSMAVMAVSVSATSSMAATNITWWHGMGGRNGEVINEVSQKFNEAQKECALTPVSKGSYEEALASGIAAFRSGEQPNILQVFDAGAATIINAKGAVIPAEDLINKAGYKFERDAFINGVRYFYAAADGKFVGMPFNSSAPIMYVNQEAFKKAGVSVPKTWEEFETIAPKLKEAGYTALTASQLTWQFTENFFSRQNLQFATNNNGYDSVAGTEMKLTDPNLVMMFEKLKTWKDEGYFGYYGAGWNDNQKPFEEGKVAMWIGSSGSFGGLKKTATMPFSADFLPYWSSIKGAGTNTFIGGAALFAMSGKSDAENKCVADFFQFLTSPEIQKFYHQATGYVAITEAAYELAKKEGYYEKEPVAEVGIKQLMLPGGEWSKGYRLGFYPQIRSIMEREYNRIFAGETTVKQGFETIEKEGNELLARFAKTAG; encoded by the coding sequence ATGATCAAGAAATTTTCCATGGCTGTGATGGCCGTCAGTGTATCCGCAACGTCTTCCATGGCTGCTACCAACATTACCTGGTGGCACGGCATGGGCGGTCGTAACGGCGAAGTCATCAACGAAGTTTCGCAGAAATTCAATGAAGCCCAGAAAGAGTGCGCGCTGACGCCGGTTTCCAAGGGCTCTTACGAAGAAGCGCTCGCAAGCGGCATCGCTGCTTTCCGTTCTGGCGAACAGCCGAACATCCTTCAGGTCTTTGATGCTGGCGCTGCCACCATCATCAACGCCAAGGGCGCCGTCATTCCGGCGGAAGACCTGATCAACAAGGCTGGTTACAAGTTTGAACGTGACGCCTTCATCAACGGCGTTCGTTATTTCTACGCTGCTGCTGATGGCAAGTTCGTCGGCATGCCGTTTAACTCGTCCGCGCCGATCATGTACGTCAACCAGGAAGCCTTCAAGAAGGCGGGCGTTTCGGTTCCAAAGACCTGGGAAGAGTTTGAAACCATCGCGCCGAAGCTGAAGGAAGCCGGCTACACCGCGCTTACCGCTTCGCAGCTCACATGGCAGTTCACTGAAAACTTCTTCTCGCGCCAGAACCTGCAGTTCGCCACGAACAACAACGGTTACGACAGCGTTGCCGGCACCGAGATGAAGCTGACCGACCCGAACCTCGTCATGATGTTCGAAAAGCTGAAGACCTGGAAGGATGAAGGTTACTTCGGTTATTACGGCGCAGGCTGGAACGACAACCAGAAGCCGTTTGAAGAAGGCAAGGTTGCCATGTGGATCGGTTCGTCCGGTTCGTTCGGTGGTCTGAAGAAGACCGCAACTATGCCGTTCTCGGCTGATTTCCTGCCTTACTGGAGCTCGATCAAGGGTGCCGGCACCAACACCTTCATCGGTGGTGCAGCTCTGTTCGCAATGTCTGGCAAGTCTGATGCGGAAAACAAGTGCGTTGCCGACTTCTTCCAGTTCCTGACCTCGCCTGAGATCCAGAAGTTCTACCACCAGGCAACCGGTTACGTCGCCATCACCGAAGCCGCCTACGAGCTGGCCAAGAAGGAAGGCTACTATGAGAAGGAGCCTGTTGCCGAAGTTGGCATCAAGCAGCTGATGCTGCCCGGCGGCGAATGGTCCAAGGGTTACCGCCTTGGCTTCTACCCGCAGATCCGCTCGATCATGGAGCGCGAATACAATCGCATTTTCGCTGGTGAAACCACTGTGAAGCAGGGCTTCGAAACCATCGAGAAGGAAGGCAACGAACTTCTCGCGCGCTTCGCAAAGACCGCTGGCTGA
- a CDS encoding ABC transporter permease subunit yields the protein MAYTPSQPRLSRFIPGLSAGAKKAPVEQAGAKRVQFSSSYVPYLFLAPQLAVIFIFFYWPSVQAVQSSFYIEDPFGFGSTFVGMSNYWDVMFSPEYLGIAKFTVVFTVLVTFFSLALGLLLAVKADAVIRGSSTYKTLLISVYAIAPPVAGLIGMMFFDQHIGPFVKLASWFGWDMRVGLNYYDTAFAMIVVAVWKQIPYNFIFFLSGLQGVPVSVREAATIDCRSGFRRFWTVTLPLLAPTAFFLLIINITYALFDTFGVIDVMVKDKPANNPITLVYKVFMDGFRGNDIGSSSAQSVILMLVVFVLTIIQFRFLEKRIHYT from the coding sequence GTGGCCTATACTCCTTCACAACCTCGTTTGAGCCGGTTTATCCCCGGTTTGTCAGCGGGCGCCAAGAAAGCGCCGGTCGAGCAGGCTGGCGCCAAGCGTGTCCAGTTCTCGTCGTCCTACGTTCCTTATCTTTTCCTGGCGCCGCAACTCGCGGTGATCTTCATCTTCTTCTACTGGCCGTCCGTTCAGGCGGTGCAGTCTTCGTTCTACATCGAAGACCCCTTTGGTTTCGGCTCGACCTTCGTTGGCATGAGCAACTATTGGGACGTGATGTTCAGCCCTGAATATCTTGGTATCGCCAAGTTCACGGTTGTCTTCACCGTGCTTGTTACCTTCTTTTCGCTTGCGCTGGGGCTGCTGCTCGCGGTCAAGGCCGATGCGGTCATCCGCGGCAGCTCGACCTACAAGACCTTGCTGATCTCTGTTTATGCGATCGCTCCACCGGTCGCCGGCCTGATCGGCATGATGTTCTTCGACCAGCATATCGGTCCCTTTGTGAAACTGGCGTCCTGGTTCGGTTGGGACATGCGCGTCGGTCTGAATTATTACGACACCGCTTTCGCCATGATCGTCGTCGCTGTCTGGAAGCAGATACCCTACAATTTCATCTTCTTCCTGTCTGGCCTTCAGGGCGTTCCGGTTTCCGTGCGCGAAGCAGCCACGATCGACTGCCGATCCGGTTTTCGCCGTTTCTGGACGGTCACCCTGCCGCTCCTTGCGCCGACAGCCTTCTTCCTGCTGATCATCAACATCACCTACGCGCTTTTCGACACCTTTGGCGTGATCGACGTGATGGTGAAGGACAAGCCGGCCAACAACCCGATCACGCTTGTCTACAAGGTCTTCATGGACGGCTTCCGCGGCAACGACATCGGCAGTTCATCTGCCCAGTCGGTCATTCTGATGCTGGTCGTTTTCGTGCTCACCATCATCCAGTTCCGCTTCCTCGAGAAGCGCATCCACTACACGTGA
- the ugpE gene encoding sn-glycerol-3-phosphate ABC transporter permease UgpE, whose amino-acid sequence MHKTKPLDHLILILGALFLIVPVIVAFMTSTHEAAEIHRNGLMIVPGDNMVGTYEKVLTQKGGFTGQITGLSMVMNSLILGIGFAVGKIVLSMTAAYAIVYFRFRFATLAFWIIFTTLLLPLEVRIMPSYEVMSKLGLLNSYTGLIVPLLASATGTFYFRQFFKSVPEELLEAARIDGAGPVKFFIDVLVPLSRTMMAAIFIIMFVYGWNQYLWPMLMTTDESFFTLMRGIKSILQVWVGSQIPDYNEAFALAVLAMLPPVLIVVIFQRWFIKGLTESDK is encoded by the coding sequence ATGCACAAGACAAAACCCCTCGACCACCTGATCCTCATTCTTGGCGCGCTCTTTCTGATCGTTCCGGTGATCGTCGCGTTCATGACGTCGACCCATGAGGCCGCAGAAATTCACCGAAACGGCCTGATGATCGTTCCCGGAGACAACATGGTCGGCACCTATGAAAAGGTGCTGACCCAGAAGGGCGGCTTCACCGGCCAGATCACCGGTCTCAGCATGGTAATGAACTCGCTGATCCTCGGCATCGGTTTTGCTGTCGGCAAGATCGTACTGTCCATGACTGCCGCTTACGCCATCGTCTATTTCCGCTTCCGGTTTGCAACGCTTGCCTTCTGGATCATCTTCACGACGCTGCTGCTGCCGCTCGAAGTGCGCATCATGCCGTCCTATGAAGTGATGAGCAAACTCGGACTTCTGAACTCTTACACCGGCCTCATTGTACCGCTTCTGGCATCGGCGACCGGCACGTTCTACTTCCGTCAGTTCTTCAAGTCTGTTCCGGAAGAGCTTCTCGAGGCTGCCCGCATCGACGGCGCCGGCCCGGTGAAGTTCTTCATCGACGTACTTGTGCCCCTGTCACGGACGATGATGGCGGCAATCTTCATCATCATGTTCGTCTACGGATGGAACCAGTATCTCTGGCCCATGCTGATGACGACGGATGAGAGCTTCTTCACCCTGATGCGTGGCATCAAGTCGATCCTGCAGGTCTGGGTCGGTTCGCAAATCCCCGATTATAACGAAGCTTTCGCGCTCGCCGTTCTGGCCATGCTGCCGCCGGTGCTGATCGTCGTCATCTTCCAGCGCTGGTTCATCAAGGGCCTCACCGAAAGCGACAAGTAA